GAAAACAGATTGTCTAAATAAGTTTGAAATATTTCTTGCTGTCAAAAAAGAACCTTCTGTCATTATTGTGAACATAATCCAAATAACAATAAGAGCAATAACCATCATATAAGCTCTTAAATCAATTTTGAAATTTTTAACCTTCATCTACCTTCCCTCCTAAAGTTCCTGTAGCTAAATACATTATATCTTCTTGCTTTGTATTATGATCACGATTTTCAATTTCCCCCATAAACTTACCTTCATGCATAACAATTATTCTGTCTGACATTCCAATAATTTCCGGTAACTCTGAAGAAACCATTATTATAGAAATACCTTGATTAGTTAAATTATTCATTAAAACATAAATTTCTTGTTTTGCTCCAACGTCTATTCCTCTAGTGGGTTCATCCATAATTAATATTCTTGGAGTCGTAATAAGATTTCTTCCAATTAAAGTTTTTTGCTGATTTCCTCCACTTAAGGTCGTTATTTTTGTTTCCAAAGAAGAGGTTTTAATATTAAGTTGGCTTACCATTTTTAAAGTTTTCAAAATTTCTTTTTCCTTATTAATATGAAAATAATCCACAAATTCTTTTATGAAAGCAATAGTTATATTCTCTCGTACAGACATAGTTGGAATAATCCCAAATCTCTTTCTATCTTCGGAAAGATAAGCGATACCCACCTCTAAAGCATCCTTAGGAGAGCTTAATTCTATTTTTTTTGAATTTAGGTATACCTCTCCTTCTCTTTTTCCAGGATAAAAACCAATTATACTTCTCATAAGCTCTGTTCTACCTGCTCCAATTAAGCCAGCAAATCCTAAAATCTCGCCTTTTTTTAAATTAAAACTAATATTATCTACAACTTTTCGATCATTATTGTATTCTTCGTAAACGCTATAATTTTTCACCTCAAAAATGATCTTTTCTGGAACATAAGCTCTTCTAGGGAACATCTGATCAATTTCTCTTCCCACCATCATTTTGATTAATTCGTTTTCTGTTACTTCGTTAACACTATTTGTACCAATTAATTTACCGTCTCTTAAGACACTTACCTTATCGGCTATTTCAAAAATTTCATCTAATTTATGAGAAATATAGATACATGTGACGCCTTCTTCTTTTAGCTCTTTTAAAATTTTAAATAAAGTTCTTATTTCCTTTTCAGTTAATGAAGCAGTTGGTTCATCTAATATTAGAATCATTGAATTTTTAACCAAAGCTTTTGCAATTTCTATTAATTGCTGTTTCCCTACTCCCAAATGTTTAATTTTAGTAAATATATTTTGTTCTTCCATTTTTAATTTTTTTAACCATTCTTTAGCCTCTTTATACATATATTCCCAATCGATAGAAATCCCTTTAACTTTTTGCGATCCCATAAAAATATTCTCTACTATATTTAATTCCTCAAAAAGTGTCAATTCTTGATGTATAACAGAAATCCCTGCTTTTTCAGCATCTTTAGGATTTTTGAATTCGACCTTTTTCCCATCAAGAAAAATTTCACCTTCATAGGTACCATACGGATATATTCCACCTAAAATATTTATAAGAGTGGACTTACCTGCTCCATTTTCTCCACATATAGCATGTATTTCATTTTTATTTATTTCTAAACCCACATTTTCAAGTGCTCTGACACCTGGAAAAGTTTTTGAAACATTCTTTATCTCTAATAACACAGCCATATATAGTCTCTCCTTACTACTAAATTAAAAATCACTTAAATGGTTAGGGAAAGTCCCTAACCATTTAAAGATTATCTTTAAAATTTATTCAACTTTAGGCCATTGAGATTTGGGAATATTTTTATAAACATCCTCTAAAGAATGAAAACCGTCTCGAATAACGGTTTCAACTATATTATTCATATCAACAGGAATAGGTTCAAGATAAAATGTGGGCACTTCTTTAACTCCATTATTCGCTGTACCATTGGTAACAACATGAATGTCTTTAACGACAGAAACAGCCATAATAGCCGCTTGTGTAGCAATAGACTTTATAGGTTTGTAAACTGTCATTGTTTGTGTTCCTTCAACAATGCGTCGACAAGCAACCAAGTCTGCATCTTGCCCCGATACTAAGACTTTTCCAGCTAATCCTTGTTCCTTTAATGCTTCTATAGCTCCTCCTGCTGTACTATCATTTGAAGCTACAATTACATCGATTTGATTTTTTGTAGCAGTTAAAGCATTTTCTATAATATTCATAGCTTCTTGTGCAGACCAATTTTTTGCCCATTGATCACCAACTATTTTTATATCTCCTCTATCTATATATGGTTGTAAAATATTCATTTGTCCTTGTCGCACTAAATGAGCGTTATTATCAGTTGGAGAACCGCCTAATAAAAAATAATTACCTGTTGGTTTTTTATTCACAAGGTATTGAGCTTGATATTCTCCAATCTTTATTGGATCAAAAGTTATAAAATAATCCAAATCAGAATTCATCAAGAGTCTGTCATATGCAATAACTGGTACTCCATTTGCGTGAGCTTCCTTGACAATACTTCCCATTATATTCCCATCATGTGCAATTATTACGAGCACATCTACACCTTGGTTAATCATATTTTCAACTTGTGAAATTTGTAATAAATCGTCATTATTTGAAGATTGTACTATAACTTTGGCTCCCAATTTTTCTGCTGTATCAACAAAGATATCTCTATCTTTTTGCCATCTTTCTAATTGTAATTCACACATCGAAAGTCCTATAAGAATTTCTTCGTTTTTTGCTAAAAGAATGCTACTAAATACAAATATACCAATCAATAAAACAATAACTACCTTTTTCATACTTTGTCTCCTCCTTTTTTGTTTTTTTACTCACGTTACAAATTTAAAACCTAATTTTTGTCGATGTTTTAACGTTTAAT
This Petrotoga sp. 9PWA.NaAc.5.4 DNA region includes the following protein-coding sequences:
- a CDS encoding sugar ABC transporter ATP-binding protein; the protein is MAVLLEIKNVSKTFPGVRALENVGLEINKNEIHAICGENGAGKSTLINILGGIYPYGTYEGEIFLDGKKVEFKNPKDAEKAGISVIHQELTLFEELNIVENIFMGSQKVKGISIDWEYMYKEAKEWLKKLKMEEQNIFTKIKHLGVGKQQLIEIAKALVKNSMILILDEPTASLTEKEIRTLFKILKELKEEGVTCIYISHKLDEIFEIADKVSVLRDGKLIGTNSVNEVTENELIKMMVGREIDQMFPRRAYVPEKIIFEVKNYSVYEEYNNDRKVVDNISFNLKKGEILGFAGLIGAGRTELMRSIIGFYPGKREGEVYLNSKKIELSSPKDALEVGIAYLSEDRKRFGIIPTMSVRENITIAFIKEFVDYFHINKEKEILKTLKMVSQLNIKTSSLETKITTLSGGNQQKTLIGRNLITTPRILIMDEPTRGIDVGAKQEIYVLMNNLTNQGISIIMVSSELPEIIGMSDRIIVMHEGKFMGEIENRDHNTKQEDIMYLATGTLGGKVDEG
- the xylF gene encoding D-xylose ABC transporter substrate-binding protein, giving the protein MKKVVIVLLIGIFVFSSILLAKNEEILIGLSMCELQLERWQKDRDIFVDTAEKLGAKVIVQSSNNDDLLQISQVENMINQGVDVLVIIAHDGNIMGSIVKEAHANGVPVIAYDRLLMNSDLDYFITFDPIKIGEYQAQYLVNKKPTGNYFLLGGSPTDNNAHLVRQGQMNILQPYIDRGDIKIVGDQWAKNWSAQEAMNIIENALTATKNQIDVIVASNDSTAGGAIEALKEQGLAGKVLVSGQDADLVACRRIVEGTQTMTVYKPIKSIATQAAIMAVSVVKDIHVVTNGTANNGVKEVPTFYLEPIPVDMNNIVETVIRDGFHSLEDVYKNIPKSQWPKVE